Within the Emticicia oligotrophica DSM 17448 genome, the region AGTGGCACTTGGAGTTTTTCCGCCATATTTTTTCCCCCATCTTTACCAAAAAGATAATATTTGTTATTGGGTAATTCAGCAGGAGTAAAGTAAGCCATATTTTCAACGATACCTAAAATCGGCACATTGATTTGCTGCTGACGAAACATTGAAACACCTTTGGTAACGTCGGCTAAAGCTACTTTTTGTGGGGTTGTGACAACGACAGCTCCTGTAAGTGGAACCGTTTGAACAAGGGTAAGATGAATATCACCAGTGCCCGGAGGAAGGTCAATTAACAAATAGTCCAAATCGCCCCAATCAACATCACCAAAAAATTGTCGTAGTGCCTGACTAGCCATTGGCCCACGCCAAACAACTGCACTTTCGGGCGGTGTTAGGAAACCAATAGAAATCATTTTAATGCCATATTGTAAGATTGGGTTAATCATGTTTTTACCATCTTTTTGTGTAATCAATGGTTGTACATCTTCAGCACCAAACATAATCGGAATTGAAGGCCCAGAAATATCAGCATCAATAATACCAACTTTAGCACCCGATTTTTTTAACGCCATTGCCAAATTTACTGTAACAGTAGATTTTCCTACTCCACCTTTACCTGAGGATACAGCAATGATATTTTTTACACTTGATAATACAGGTGCATTATTTCTGATAGAGGTTACGTCGGCTGTCATATTAACTGTAACCTGAACATCAGGGTTTAGGTGTTTATGTATAGCATCAACGCAATTTTTCTTGATAAGTTCTTTGAGCGGACATGCTGGGGTTGTTAGAACAACCGTGAATGTTACTTGATTTACTCCTACCTCAATATCTTTAATCATATTGAGCGTAACTAGGTCTTTCTTTAAATCAGGCTCCTCAACTGTACTGAGGGCTTGTAGCACTTTTTCTTTAGTGATGGTTAGTTCTCCCATTTTTGTATTGTTGTACGGGGTAATGTACGGGTCTAAGTAATTATTTTTCCTTTCAGGACTGCCACTTCTGAGCCTTGAGCATGAAGTACTGAAATTGGCTGCTTATCTTTTAAAAAAGCGAATTCTTTACCATAAAGTTCCTCAAAATTACACAAGATTTGGTACTTATTCACTCTATGTACCAACCAACGTGGGTGTTGTACTTGATATTCATTGGTTTTTTGTGTAGAATAAGCCGCATAACCCCAATAATGTTCTGTGATAAATTCTTCTTCGCTTCCTAAACTTATGGTTTGTGGAGTTAAATCTGACCAAACTTGTAAACTATTCCAACCAGAACGCGACTTCCACTCGTATTGTGCAGATATTTCATGATTATCTGTTATAATCTTATGATTGCAAGGGTGGGTTGCGTAATTCTCCCTGTAAAGTGAATTGGCAATCAAAGTAATCATAGCTTTTGGTACGATTTCTTTCACAAAAACAACTCCTCTTTTCCATTCACCGTTATCGTTGTAGCGTACATAAAAGCGTAGGTTCACTTCTTCAAAGTTAGTATGAAAGGGGAATTTAATACCTAGCACCTGCGTATCGAAAAACTGAAAGCCCACTAAACTTACATAGCACCGACCATTCCAAAAATCGAGTTCGGTTTTGTAGGGGAGGTGTTTCTTTAGAATTTCTGGCGAAACTTCATAATTGGCCATTACTAAGTTTTGCCACTTTGCTTTTAAAAAGGTGTTACCAAACATTTTGAATAGGCTTTTAAACAAAAAAACTATAAAACGATGCAATTGTTACATCGTTTTACAGTTTTTTGTTGAGTTTTTTATGCCGCCACTAATTGCGAACGTACTAACTCAATTTCGCTGGTAACATCAATTTTATTACTCAAAATTGTTAGTTTTTCTAGCAAATCGTTGAGAAACCTTTGATGAGCAGGCGTATCAACTTGAATAGGACGATGATTAAGCGACATTTTTACTTTATTCCACTCTTTTAGGAAAATATTTAAGTCTTCGGTAAAGTAAGTATTTGCAAATTTCTCAAAAATATATTGCTCTGCTTGCTCATTCGGATGAATCATATCTGCCTTGTAGAAACGATAATCACGAAGGTCATCCATCATGATTTCATAACTAGGAAAATAATGTACATCGCTAAAATCTTGCTCCAAATGATAGCACGCAGTACGGAGAATACTCTTACTTACGGAGTTGAGTTGGAGTGTTTCACGCGTATGGCGTACTGGGCTCACGGTCAACAAGATTTTTATCTTATTGTTTTGCATTTTCAAAGTTTCATACATCGGACGGAATTTCATGATAATGTCCTTTACATTGAGTAGTTCTTTTTTGAAGTGCGAAGCAGGTGTTTTATGGCAATTTGATACAATTTGACTGTTTTCCTTGAGCTGATAAACAATTGATGTGCCAAGCGTAATGACTAAAAAGTTTGCTTTACGAAGAAACTGATTTACGTTTCTGTGCGTAAGGTTTAACTCTTTTTCAAGCTCTTCTTTCGAATGGGCATAAAACTTCGAATGAAAATCATAATGTTGCCATATTCCATTATTTTCAAGCATAAGATGCTTAAAAATGGGTTGATTTTGCAAACTATGACTAATTAGCTTGAATATCGAAGCGGGGTTAAATACAGTGCCATAAGGATTACAAAGGCATTGTAGTTTATTGTCAGTTAACTGACTACCTATGACCTCGGAAAAACACGAACCAACGGTCATGATTTTTGAGTCAGTGCTGATTTTGAAGCGAGCGGGTGCCACTTCAATTTCAGTACGAAAATCCATTTTATTTATTTTAGGGGTTAGTTATAGTAAATTGACTGATAATCAATTACTTGCGAAGGTAAATTTATATTAGAACACTTGCAAATTATTTCGTAAAAAAATGCAAAATTTAATATGAAGCTACTTAGAGCTGATTCTGAGCATTCGGAATAGATAAGCAAATTAGAATGTTTAACTAGGATTTATTGCGTACTTGAAAGACTATGTAGAGTCATCATTTTGTTATTCTCGCTTTAAGTAAGATTCGACTTTTTAGAAAACTGGAATTTTATTTTATTCAAAGGAAAAATTCCTATTAGTAAAACTGAACAGAAATTTTTAAACCATAATATCACCAACAAAGGTGTCATAAGGAGACATAAAAGATTAAAGTTTCTCTACTTTTTTTAATTTATGCATCGGCTAAACAAATGCTTTCGTCTATGTTTTTGAACCAAACCAATAGACGTTGATAATGAAAAGATTTCTTCTTTATTTTCTATTACTACTTATTTTTTTACCAAAAGAATCAGCCGCACAAGTGCCTAAAATGGCGGAAGTAAACACAAAGGTCATCAAAGATGAGTTTTACAATAATATTCCGTTAACTACCATTTTAGCTGATTTAGAAGAAAAGTATGGCTTAAAACTACTTTATGATAAAGATTTGTTGAAGTCATATAATGTTACTCACTGGTTTTCGAATGAAACGATTGAATCGGGTTTGAGGTCAATATTGAAAAAACTACCACTCAAGCAATTTATTGATGAAAATGGATTTATAAGCATTGTCCCAAAATCTGCAAAGATTGAAACCATTGTAGATAAACAGTATAATGGAAAGGCTGATAAGACCAATTTTACACTTACAGGAAGAATCATAGACATCACTAATGGCGAGAATCTTCCTTTTGCATCGGTTAAAGTAAAAGGCGAACAAATAGGTAGTCAGTCGAATGTTGATGGATATTTTACCCTTCTCAAAGTGCCATCAGATACCGTTACATTAGAGATTTCGTATGTGGGTTACCGGACACGAGATTATCATCTAAATCCTAAGCTTGATGTAAATGATTTAAAAATTGAAATTGAGCCTGCAGTTGATATGCTCGATGAGGTGATAGTTGAGGGTGAAAAGACCGAGGTTTTGAAAGCAAATGAAATTGTGGGTATGATAAAAATGACCCCAAGAAACATTGCTAAATTGCCAAATGTTGGTGAGCGTGACCCTTTCAGAGCTTTTCAATTAATGCCAGGTGTAAGTGCTTCAAATGAATCTTCCTCGGGGCTTTATGTACGTGGAGGTACGCCAGACCAAACATTGGTGCTTTATGATGGATTTACAGTTTATCATGTTGACCACCTTTTTGGTTTTTTTTCTGCCTTTAACTATAATGCAATAAAAGATATTCAGCTTTATAAAGGTGGTTTTGATGCGAAATTCGGTGGTCGTATTTCAGCCGTTGCTGAAATTACAGGTAAAGATGGAAATAAAAAAGAGTTTAATTCTGGTGTGGATTTAAGCTTATTAAGTACGAATGCTTACATTGAAACCCCAATTGGTAAAAACTTTACTTTTTTGGTAGCTGCTCGTAGATCATATAAAGGACCATTATATAATAAGTTATTTAAGCGGTTTACAAGTGAAAATCAGACACAAACGCAGCAACAACAAGGTCCTGGTTTTCCTGGTGGTGGACGTTTCGGTAGTTTTAGTGCGAACCAGGTGGCAAGTTCTTATTTCTACGACTTGAATTCAAAACTTACTTTTACTCCCAATAAAAAAGACATTATTTCACTCAGTTTGTATAATGGAACTGATAATATGGATAATTCTTCTAGTTCGAATTTGGGAGGATTAGGAGGCTTTGGTGGAAGAAACATCGGACTTAATACTTCAAATACCGATGTATCCAACTGGGGAAATTTAGGTGGTAGTTTGAAATGGTCAAGACGTTGGAGTGATAAATTTTATAGTAATTCATTGATATGTTACTCCAATTATTATAGTACGCGTGATAATAGTCGAACTATTTCAACTACTCGAGATGGCACAAGTCGAGATGTGAAAATCGGACAGTTAGAAGATAATAATCTAAATGATTTTACCGCGAAAACCGATTTCGAGTGGCAAGCTTTCAGAGGGAATAAGTTAGATTTTGGCTTACAATATACTAAAAACATTATTAAATATACTTACAGTCAAAATGATACAATTACGGTTTTGAATCGAAATGATAAAGGAGCTACCGCCACATTTTATGTTCAAGATAATATAAAACTCTTCGACGGACGCCTGCATTTAATTCCGGGGGTACGCATTACTAATTTTGATGTAACAAAGAAAAATTACGTTGAGCCTCGTTTCTCAGCGAACCTAAATATCACAAAACAATTTAAATTGAAAGCTGCGGCGGGTGTTTATTATCAGTTTGTTAAGCAAATAAACAGAGAAGATATTTCACAAGGAAATCGTAATTTTTGGATTCTTTCAAATGCCGAGTCTTTGCCCGTTACGAAGTCAAATCATTTAATTTTAGGAGGAAGCTATGAGTTAGCAAATTACTTGTTCGATGTAGAATTCTACCAGAAAAATAGTACAAATATCACAGAATATACATTGCGTTTTGTGCCTAAAATTGGTCGAGGTTTAAGTGTATCAGAAACGTTTTTTAATGGTTCAGAGATTGTACGCGGAGTTGATGTGTTGATTCAGCGAAAGTTTGGAGATTTCAATGGTTGGATTGGATATACTTTGGCAGAAGCCAAAAGAAATATCTCTGCTTTTTCTGATAAACCTTATTATTCAGACCAAGATGTTCGCCATCAATTTAAGGCAATTGGCTCTTATAAATATAAAAGGTGGGATTTTGCTGCTACTTGGATTTACTCTTCGGGCCGCCCATATACTTCTATTTTGGGAGCATATCAGTTAGTGCTTTTGGATGGTTCAGTGAAAAACTTTACAAATCCTTCAGATAAAAATGCAAACCGTTTTCCTGCTTATCATCGAATGGATGTTTCGGCAACATATAATTTTAGCTCTCATTTCAATGTAACTTTTTCAATATTTAATCTTTATAACCGTAGTAATGTATGGTATAAGCGTTTCCAAGTAATTAAAGAAGATGATATTACTGCATTGCAGATTACTAATGTGAAGTATTTAGGTATTACACCAAACGTTACATTAAGTTGGAAATTGAAGTAATTGATAAAGAACAAGAAAAATTAAAGTGTTTTCTAAAATGAAAAATATAAATATCAGCTTTTTCCTGTTGAGTTTCCTAATATTTTTGGGGAGTTGCACAGAAACAAATACCGTGATTAACCCAGGCGATAAGCCTGTTGTTGAGGCATATTTAGCCCCTAATCACCCAGTAAGTCTAAAACTTTATTCAGAAATCCCTTATTCAGATACTTCTGAGGGTGTTTCTCAGCCAATTGATGGAGTTTCTATCAAAATTATTGGTAGTAATGGAAAAACGTTTACACTTTCTTCTCAGGGAAGTGGCTTGTACACATCAGCTAATAATGAACTAATTGGCCCAGCAGGCACCACGTATTCGTTAGAATTTGATTTCAAAGGTAGAAAAGTTAGAGCAACTACTGAAATTCCAAGTAAACCCATAAATTTCAAAAGTGATAAAACCGAAATTTCACGCACTCAAATTGATTTATCAAATTTCACTCCAGGGAGTGGAGGAGGGATTCGTCCGGGTGGAGGATTTAACCAAGAAAATACTTCGGTCAATTTAACGTGGAGTAATCCAAATAATTACTATCATTTTGTAGCTGTTGAAAATGTAGAGGAAAACCGTGTGCAAATTATTATCCCGCCATCTGGGTCAAGTTTTCCAAGTTTTAGATTTTTCAATGAACCACTTATTGGTAGCTCGAATGTTGTTCGTTCGCAAAGTTTCCAATTTTTCGGAAAGCACGATATTATTTTATACCGTGTAAATGGCGAATATGCTGCTTTGTATCAAGCCACAGGTACTACCTCTCAGAATCTTAGTACACCTCCAACAAGCATTATCAATGGATTAGGGATTTTTACGGGTATTAATGCCGATACTGTGAAGTTTGTAGTGAACAAGAATTAAATTTATATCTATTTTTTAAGGTTAGTAAACAGATAAAGGGTTGGCCTTCGCCAACCCATTTATTTTTTACTTCTTCAACAATTATTCTTCCTCAGCGAATTGTCCTCCCATGCTTATATTACTTCCAAAGAAAAGGGCGTTTAGGAAAAGTTTATTCGTGCCAAACCAAGTTCCTCTGAAATTTGGGTCGTCAGAAAATAAAATTACCCGACCATTTCCTTCATAATTTATATTTATTGCCGCCGAATTGGCAATTCTTTTCAAAGATTCTGGATGTACATAGCCCGTAATTCGTGGGTTGGCAGTATAGACTAAAACAGAGTTTGCAGCTCCCGTACTTCTCTCTAAAACTGTATTGTTATTTCTGTAAATAGCCATTTTTTTGTTAGTATAACCGAAACCAATTGGACTAGTAATATCAAGTTCAGCTTCAAAAATAGCTCCACCTGTTTGTTTGGCTCCTTCAGCAGCTTGAAAATCTTCAAATGCGATTCGAGTTTTATTTCTACTACTATCTGCTTTTACCTCTCTTAACTTTTCTTTCGCAATATCTTGTTTAATTACCCATTCAGTTCCTGTTTTTAAGGTGATAAGCGTACCACCGTTTGCTACCCAAGCTTTTAGTTTTTGAGCAGATGCTTTATCTAACGCTGAATAGTTTCCACCAACTAAAACTATCGTATTGTAGCGATTGATATTCAAACGTGCAAAATTATAAACTTCTACCTTCGTTATAGGCATACCAATTTTTGTATCGAGTAAATGCCAAACTTCTCCCGCTTCAGAAGCAGTTACTCCTCCACCAACAAGCATCATGGCTTGTGGTTTTTTTACGGATTGAAAACTATTACTGCCCAAATCAATTCCAGTACTGCTAAAGCCTGTTGATACAGGCTCTATATTAACACCTGTATTTTGTGAAATTTGCTTGAGTTTTTGAAATAATTCTTCAGAGCTTATCTTTTGTTTTTGCACCGAAATAAGTAATGTTCCGTGTCCGTATTCTTTTCCTCCAATACTAAATTTTTTGAATGCTGCTTTAGTGAGAATTTGATTTTCTAGTAATTGATTTAAAGCTTTTGGTGCATAGTAATCTGTCCAATCAATAAGATAAGCATACTCACTTTTATTGAATGAATTTGGATTTGGCTTTAAGTCAGCTTTCGTAATTCGTTCACCTTTTGAAAATGCTCCTTTTATTTCGGCGTGTGGTAAACCATAGGCTAAAGCTAAATTCCAAGCCGATGCATCATAAAATAAGCTATCTGCGAAGGTAGTTGGGCGGTCGAAAATAGAGCGAACCATTAGATATTGAGGCTGTGCCGAAGGAATAAGGATTGCTTTACCTTTTTTGAAAGTCTGGCCTGATTCACTCATATCATTATTCAAATGATAAAACTCAATATTGTGTTGAAGTAATAAATCCCAAAAAGCTCTATTGCGGCTTTGGTCGTAAGAATCACCGATGATATATGCTTTTGTTGGAAATTTTTGTCCTTGAGCAATAGTTTCATTGAAGAAGTTTCGCTGATGCTTTAGTAAAGTTTCTTTTTCGACCAAAGATGCTCTAATGGTAGCTAAAGCATTCACTAATTGATTTCTAACAGTAAATCCAAAGCTTAAATCTCCGTTTTGACTTTCTTGTAAATGTCCGCGTGAACTTGCTTGTTCAAATAAAAGTCCCAAACCACCTTCCATATCAGGGTAACTTGAACCATAGCCGGGATAGAAATTATCGAAAGATTCTTTAGTATAATATAATGATCCTATTTCATTCATAGCTTGCTCAAAATATTTGGCAAATTTGCTATTTAGGTCTTTATAAACAGTTTTGGGCACAAGCGGATTTTCGGCATTTTCTTTAGTTGGTTCAAAAAAATGAGAGGCATTGGTACCCATTTCGTGAAAATCTGTTACAACATTTGGCAGCCATTGATGATAATACGCCAAGCGATTTCTACTTTCTACATTTACTGCCAAATACCAGTCACGGTTCAAGTCAAACCAGTAATGATTCGTTCGTCCACCCGGCCAGACCTCATTGTGTTCACGGTCGTTGGCATCAGCAACCATTGGGTCGCCTTTGTGCATATTTGCCCAATGGGTGTGTCGGTCACGGCCATCGGGATTAATTACGGGTTCCATTAAAATTACCGCATTTTTCAGCCAATTGAGTGCTTCTGGGTCTTGGGTTGCCGTCAAATAGTAGGCAGTAAGAATAGAAGCTTCTCCACCAGAAGGTTCATTGCCATGCACATTGTATCCCAACCAGATTATCGCTGGAGCTTTTTGTGTATCAGGCATTGGTTTTGAAGGGTCAGTAAGGGCTAAGTGTTCTTTTCTAATTTCTTCTAAGCGATTGATATTTTCAGGAGCTGAAAATGTTACAATTATTTGTTCTCGATGCTCATTAGTTTCTCCTATTTTTTGTACCGTTACTCGGTCAGATACTCGGTCGAGTTCACGCATATACTCCACTAATTTATCATGTCGAGTATGATGCAAACCGATACCATAGCCAAGAAATTGCTCGGGTGTTGGAATTGCAGGGTTTAGCTGTTTTTTAGGAAAAAAATAATCTTTTTGGGCATTAGATTGATATAAATAGCCCAATAAGAAGAGCAACGTTAGTAGTTTCTTCACGTTTTTTTAGGGTTTAGTTTGTGATAATTTATTTAAAAAAATGGGAGGATACTTTCAGAATCCCCCCATTTTTTTTCTGAGCGAAAGAGGACTCATATCAGTCCAAGCTTGCTCAATATACTCAAGACACTCTTTTTTTGTTCCAGTTTTACCTATATCTTTCCAGCCTAAAGGGTTTTCTCTAACAACAGGCCAAATACTATATTGTTCTTCGTGGTTTACTAAAACCTTATAAAGAATTTCGTCTTCGTAGTCCATAGTTGTAATGGGATAGAGATTAGATTTTTCAACTTTAAACTAATCGCTTTTTCGAAGAAAAACAAGCATTTTTAGATAATTATTTTCATTTTATCATTACCGAATAGACAAATGTAATTTATTGAATTCCAGCCTTTTGAATATAATTTATTTAAAAAGTATTATGATTCTTTGAGTACGTATATTGTATCGGTATTTCTGCCATAACCATCATAGTCTAGTCCATAACCTAATACAAATTTATTTGGAATTTCAAAACCCACATAGTCTAGTTTCAGTGGTACTTTTAAAGCTTCTGGCTTAAAAAGCATGGTCATGATTTTGATAGAGGCTGGTTGGTTTGAAGCTAACTGACCTAAAATTTCTTGCATTGTCATTCCAGTATCAACAATATCCTCAACAATTATTATATGACGGTCTTTAATGTCTTCTTTTAAACCTAATACTTGTTTTACTTTTCCAGTAGATTCGGTGCTTTGGTAGGAAGACACTCGGATGAATGTCACCTCACATTCAATGTCAATTGATTTGAACAAATCGGCAACAAACATAAAGGAACCATTCAGCACGCCAATTAAAAGAGGATTTTTTCCAGCATAATCTTTGTTAACTTCTTGAGCTAACTCTTTGATTCTGTTTTGAAGTGATTCGGATTCGATGAAAGGAACGAACGTTTTGTCTCTAATTTGCTTCATTTGATTGCAATTTTAAATCAAAATGCAAGTTAGTAAATTGATTTGAAATTACCTTTGTGTATTGAATACTTCAAAGTGGTGAATATTTTATGTAAAATAATTTTAAGAAAATTTTAAGGTTTGCATAATTTGATGCAAAATCAAGCGTTAAAGATGCATAAATCCAAAAGTATGAATATCGTGAATCCAATATTTTTTAAACGAGTTATTAATTTAAGTGCTATATTATTATTGGTGCTATTGAGCCAGCTTGCTCAAGCACAGTTTTCTTGGTTTGGTGGTACTACTAAGAAAAAACAACATGAGGTTCTTTTAGCTAATAGGGCCATTCAGATTGAAGCCACACAAGCAATCAATAATATGTATAATTTCAAGTTCGATGCCGCAGAACGTGATTTTAGGTGGTTGACCGTTAAATATCCTGAGCACCCCATTGGTTTTTTCTTGATTGGTTTGAATGAATGGTGGAAAATTGTTCCTGATACCAAAGATGAATCGCACGATGATGCCTTTTTTGCTAATATGGATAGAGCAATTGATTTAGCCGATGAAATGCTTGATGATGACGATGGAGATAAGGAAGCGGCATTTTTCGAAGCGGCAGCTTATGCATTCAAAGGGCGTTTACACACCGAACGTGGAAATTGGGTAAAAGCAGCTTGGGCAGGAAAACAGGCATTGAAATATTTGGATAAGTGTCGTGGTTTCGGTGATTTTAATCCTGAATTAGCCATTGGTGACGGACTTTATAACTATTATTCTAAGTGGATTCCGGAAAATTATCCTTCATTGAAACCCATGCTTATTTTCTTTCATAAAGGTGTAAAAGCCGAAGGAATCAAGCAATTAGAATATGTTGCTTCCAATGCTTTTTATACTCGAATGGAGGCTAAATACTTTTTGATGCAAATTTATTCGATGGAAAATCAGCATCAGAAAGCTTATTATGAAGCTGCTCAAATGCATGCTATTTATCCTGATAATTCATTTTTTCATCGTTACGCAGCCCGTACCGCCTTTATGCTCGGAAAAGCAGATGAAGCTGAAAAATTAGCAGAAGAACTATTAGCTAATGTGAACGTTGCAAAATATGGTTATGAAAGTACCGCAGGACGTTATGCTGCTTATATTTTAGGATATATCAATTTTAATTACCGTCGAAATTATCCAAAAGCTAAGGAATATTATCAAAAAACAATTGATTTTGCTCTACAGAATGATTCAAAAGATTCTGGCTATTTTTGGGGAGCGAACTTAGGCTTAGGAAAAATTGCCAGTGCAGAGAAAGATTATCAAAGTGCCCTACAATATTTTAATGTGGTACTCAGTAACGCCGATAAAAAATTAGAAATTCATAAAGAAGCTAAAAAATTAATAGAAGATACAAAAAAGCTTCTGAAAGCCGAAAAGAAAAAGAAATAAGCTCTTTTGTACAATTTTAAGCCTTTTAGAAGTATTTTTGGATAAATTTACCAAATGAAATGCTTCATCTAAAAAAAATAAAGGTTGCATTCTTTTCCATTCTGATAATACAATGCTGTTGTTTTCAGAATGGAAAACTCTATGCTCAAAATCTTACCCGTGGGCCATATCTTCAGCAATTAAGTTCAAATGGGGTAATTATTCGCTGGCGTACCGATATTCAAAGCAATAGTATTATAAACTTCTCAACTGCTGAAAGTTCAAGTACTTTCTCTCAAAAAATTGAAGAATCTACCCAAGAACACATTGTTCAATTAACGAATCTTCAACCCAATACAAAATATTTTTATTCAGTTGTTTCAGGTGCAAAGACTTTAGCTTCTGGTAAAGATTTCTACTTTATTACTGCACCAACTGCAGGAAATACTCGTCCTATCAATATTTGGGCGATGGGTGACTTTGGAGATGACTCGAAAGAAGTATATGTCAAGAATCAAAATGCAGTTCGAGAACAGTATTTAAAGAATAAATCAAATTATACAGATTTGTGGCTTTGGTTGGGTGATAACGCCTATTGTTGTGGAACTGATATAGAATACCAAAGACAAATTTTTGATTTCTATGGAAGTAGTATTTTGGGAAATACAGTTTTTTTTCCGTCTCCCGGAAATCATGAATATTATGAAACTTCGACTGGACAAGTAGATAAAAAGATAAATTACTTTAACGTAATTAGTGTACCAACTAAGGCTGAAATGGGCGGAGTTGCTTCAAATACGAAAGAATATTATTCATTCAATTACAGTAATATCCATTTTATATCGCTTGATTCCTATGGTTTAGATGAAGGAAAATATCGACTTTCTGATGCGAGAAGTAAACAATATCAATGGCTTATTTCTGATTTAGAGGCCAATAAAGGTAAATCTTTATGGACGATTGTATTCTTCCATCATCCACCATATACTAAACGCTCACATGATTCAAATGCCG harbors:
- a CDS encoding Mrp/NBP35 family ATP-binding protein; protein product: MGELTITKEKVLQALSTVEEPDLKKDLVTLNMIKDIEVGVNQVTFTVVLTTPACPLKELIKKNCVDAIHKHLNPDVQVTVNMTADVTSIRNNAPVLSSVKNIIAVSSGKGGVGKSTVTVNLAMALKKSGAKVGIIDADISGPSIPIMFGAEDVQPLITQKDGKNMINPILQYGIKMISIGFLTPPESAVVWRGPMASQALRQFFGDVDWGDLDYLLIDLPPGTGDIHLTLVQTVPLTGAVVVTTPQKVALADVTKGVSMFRQQQINVPILGIVENMAYFTPAELPNNKYYLFGKDGGKNMAEKLQVPLLGQIPIVQSIREGGDNGRPVMMDDEPIVSQAFRDAAEELARQVAIRNASGQKTARVEVR
- a CDS encoding YqjF family protein; this encodes MFGNTFLKAKWQNLVMANYEVSPEILKKHLPYKTELDFWNGRCYVSLVGFQFFDTQVLGIKFPFHTNFEEVNLRFYVRYNDNGEWKRGVVFVKEIVPKAMITLIANSLYRENYATHPCNHKIITDNHEISAQYEWKSRSGWNSLQVWSDLTPQTISLGSEEEFITEHYWGYAAYSTQKTNEYQVQHPRWLVHRVNKYQILCNFEELYGKEFAFLKDKQPISVLHAQGSEVAVLKGKIIT
- a CDS encoding GSCFA domain-containing protein, with the protein product MDFRTEIEVAPARFKISTDSKIMTVGSCFSEVIGSQLTDNKLQCLCNPYGTVFNPASIFKLISHSLQNQPIFKHLMLENNGIWQHYDFHSKFYAHSKEELEKELNLTHRNVNQFLRKANFLVITLGTSIVYQLKENSQIVSNCHKTPASHFKKELLNVKDIIMKFRPMYETLKMQNNKIKILLTVSPVRHTRETLQLNSVSKSILRTACYHLEQDFSDVHYFPSYEIMMDDLRDYRFYKADMIHPNEQAEQYIFEKFANTYFTEDLNIFLKEWNKVKMSLNHRPIQVDTPAHQRFLNDLLEKLTILSNKIDVTSEIELVRSQLVAA
- a CDS encoding TonB-dependent receptor codes for the protein MKRFLLYFLLLLIFLPKESAAQVPKMAEVNTKVIKDEFYNNIPLTTILADLEEKYGLKLLYDKDLLKSYNVTHWFSNETIESGLRSILKKLPLKQFIDENGFISIVPKSAKIETIVDKQYNGKADKTNFTLTGRIIDITNGENLPFASVKVKGEQIGSQSNVDGYFTLLKVPSDTVTLEISYVGYRTRDYHLNPKLDVNDLKIEIEPAVDMLDEVIVEGEKTEVLKANEIVGMIKMTPRNIAKLPNVGERDPFRAFQLMPGVSASNESSSGLYVRGGTPDQTLVLYDGFTVYHVDHLFGFFSAFNYNAIKDIQLYKGGFDAKFGGRISAVAEITGKDGNKKEFNSGVDLSLLSTNAYIETPIGKNFTFLVAARRSYKGPLYNKLFKRFTSENQTQTQQQQGPGFPGGGRFGSFSANQVASSYFYDLNSKLTFTPNKKDIISLSLYNGTDNMDNSSSSNLGGLGGFGGRNIGLNTSNTDVSNWGNLGGSLKWSRRWSDKFYSNSLICYSNYYSTRDNSRTISTTRDGTSRDVKIGQLEDNNLNDFTAKTDFEWQAFRGNKLDFGLQYTKNIIKYTYSQNDTITVLNRNDKGATATFYVQDNIKLFDGRLHLIPGVRITNFDVTKKNYVEPRFSANLNITKQFKLKAAAGVYYQFVKQINREDISQGNRNFWILSNAESLPVTKSNHLILGGSYELANYLFDVEFYQKNSTNITEYTLRFVPKIGRGLSVSETFFNGSEIVRGVDVLIQRKFGDFNGWIGYTLAEAKRNISAFSDKPYYSDQDVRHQFKAIGSYKYKRWDFAATWIYSSGRPYTSILGAYQLVLLDGSVKNFTNPSDKNANRFPAYHRMDVSATYNFSSHFNVTFSIFNLYNRSNVWYKRFQVIKEDDITALQITNVKYLGITPNVTLSWKLK
- a CDS encoding DUF4249 family protein — protein: MKNINISFFLLSFLIFLGSCTETNTVINPGDKPVVEAYLAPNHPVSLKLYSEIPYSDTSEGVSQPIDGVSIKIIGSNGKTFTLSSQGSGLYTSANNELIGPAGTTYSLEFDFKGRKVRATTEIPSKPINFKSDKTEISRTQIDLSNFTPGSGGGIRPGGGFNQENTSVNLTWSNPNNYYHFVAVENVEENRVQIIIPPSGSSFPSFRFFNEPLIGSSNVVRSQSFQFFGKHDIILYRVNGEYAALYQATGTTSQNLSTPPTSIINGLGIFTGINADTVKFVVNKN
- a CDS encoding M14 family metallopeptidase, with the protein product MKKLLTLLFLLGYLYQSNAQKDYFFPKKQLNPAIPTPEQFLGYGIGLHHTRHDKLVEYMRELDRVSDRVTVQKIGETNEHREQIIVTFSAPENINRLEEIRKEHLALTDPSKPMPDTQKAPAIIWLGYNVHGNEPSGGEASILTAYYLTATQDPEALNWLKNAVILMEPVINPDGRDRHTHWANMHKGDPMVADANDREHNEVWPGGRTNHYWFDLNRDWYLAVNVESRNRLAYYHQWLPNVVTDFHEMGTNASHFFEPTKENAENPLVPKTVYKDLNSKFAKYFEQAMNEIGSLYYTKESFDNFYPGYGSSYPDMEGGLGLLFEQASSRGHLQESQNGDLSFGFTVRNQLVNALATIRASLVEKETLLKHQRNFFNETIAQGQKFPTKAYIIGDSYDQSRNRAFWDLLLQHNIEFYHLNNDMSESGQTFKKGKAILIPSAQPQYLMVRSIFDRPTTFADSLFYDASAWNLALAYGLPHAEIKGAFSKGERITKADLKPNPNSFNKSEYAYLIDWTDYYAPKALNQLLENQILTKAAFKKFSIGGKEYGHGTLLISVQKQKISSEELFQKLKQISQNTGVNIEPVSTGFSSTGIDLGSNSFQSVKKPQAMMLVGGGVTASEAGEVWHLLDTKIGMPITKVEVYNFARLNINRYNTIVLVGGNYSALDKASAQKLKAWVANGGTLITLKTGTEWVIKQDIAKEKLREVKADSSRNKTRIAFEDFQAAEGAKQTGGAIFEAELDITSPIGFGYTNKKMAIYRNNNTVLERSTGAANSVLVYTANPRITGYVHPESLKRIANSAAININYEGNGRVILFSDDPNFRGTWFGTNKLFLNALFFGSNISMGGQFAEEE